One Antennarius striatus isolate MH-2024 chromosome 17, ASM4005453v1, whole genome shotgun sequence genomic window carries:
- the LOC137610648 gene encoding uncharacterized protein, which yields MEELARLPPEVWVYVFRYLSPDERHAVRMSCRYFRRLVDHPSLWREQAVVLSDLRRYTYGFWDTLRARKLTRVAVRHLRRKEWRRLVKFLPSVTAIVFVDGGRLYKEKYLDHLSRLPELRDLGVRNATWEESMLGRKLSEQLRERLTHLSVCNVRLTSTGEFIGTVSRLVNLRFLLFHQQGEGYGLDTVRPVPRGVFHQLLLHLKKLKHLSWGMRGEPAEPLPDDYLSPPDPEQPARYGGPALTSLELVDYPETILPEDALRSLTSLRSLTVRYRYIREGIECRLPSWLHPLQQLETLSIIGGNSLATYTTTIPSSVTRLTLRVAITLKDMDSVAPKVPALEHLDIEQNRSSGSLCRRIPMLFPQLRTLRIRFFRREPEKDLLSLHRLRHLERLELLVERSFILRDYLNGHPWPSPCVRGLIDQLRELSENRITVITTMRQRNPLRECDCLWEGD from the exons ATGGAGGAGCTAGCGCGGCTCCCTCCGGAGGTCTGGGTCTACGTGTTCCGCTACCTGAGCCCGGACGAGCGGCACGCGGTGCGGATGTCGTGCCGCTACTTCCGGCGGCTGGTGGACCACCCGTCGCTGTGGCGGGAGCAGGCGGTGGTGCTGTCCGACCTGCGCCGCTACACCTACGGCTTCTGGGACACGCTGCGCGCCCGCAAGCTGACGCGGGTGGCGGTGCGGCACCTGCGGCGGAAGGAGTGGCGGCGGCTCGTCAAGTTCCTCCCGTCCGTCACCGCCATCGTGTTCGTGGACGGGGGGCGGCTGTACAAGGAGAAGTACCTGGACCACCTGTCGCGGCTGCCCGAGCTGCGGGACCTGGGGGTCCGCAACGCCACGTGGGAGGAGTCGATGCTGGGCCGGAAGCTGAGCGAGCAGCTGCGGGAGCGGCTCACGCACCTGAGCGTGTGCAACGTGCGCCTGACCTCCACCGGGGAGTTCATCGGGACCGTGTCCCGCCTGGTCAACCTGCGGTTCCTGCTGttccaccagcagggggagggCTACGGGCTGGACACGGTGCGGCCCGTCCCCCGGGGGGTgttccaccagctgctgctccacctgaAGAAGCTGAAGCACCTATCCTGGGGGATGAGGGGGGAGCCGGCCGAGCCGCTGCCCGATGACTACCTGAGCCCCCCCGACCCGGAGCAGCCAG CCCGGTACGGCGGTCCGGCGCTGACCAGCCTGGAGCTGGTGGATTACCCAGAAACCATCCTGCCTGAGGACGCCCTGAGGAGCCTGACGTCGCTGCGCTCTCTGACCGTCCGCTACCGCTACATCAGGGAGGGCATCGAGTGTCGCCTCCCGTCCTGGCTCCACcccctgcagcagctggagacGCTCAGCATCATCG GTGGGAACTCCCTCGCCACGTACACCACGACCATCCCGTCGTCCGTCACCCGGCTGACGCTGCGCGTCGCCATCACCCTGAAGGACATGGACTCCGTGGCCCCCAAGGTGCCGGCGCTGGAGCACCTGGACATCGAGCAGAACCGCTCCAGCGGCAGCCTGTGCCGACGCATCCCCATGCTGTTCCCCCAGCTGAGGACGCTCCGGATACG GTTTTTCCGTCGGGAACCGGAGAAGGACCTGCTGAGCCTCCACCGCCTGCGGCACCTGGAGCgcctggagctgctggtggagcGCTCCTTCATCCTGAGGGACTACCTGAACGGACACCCCTGGCCCAGCCCCTGCGTCCGGGGGCTGATCGACCAGCTCCGAGAGCTGTCGGAGAACCGCATCACCGTCATCACCACCATGCGCCAGAGAAACCCGCTGAGGGAGTGTGACTGTCTGTGGGAGGGCGACTGA
- the yipf6 gene encoding protein YIPF6: MALADESRAFPGLSDVSISGDIPVEGDISVPVASSLRDDGFSTLDEPVKETILRDLRAVGKKFVHVLYPKRSSALLRDWDLWGPLLLCVTLALLLQGGAADSDEQGGPQFAEVFVIVWFGSIIITLNSKLLGGTISFFQSLCVLGYCIMPLTVAMAVCRIVLVGGVGTVSFVVRLVVVTASFGWSTFASTAFLVDSQPPNRKALVVYPVFLFYFVIGWMVLTFSPSQ, from the exons ATGGCGCTAGCCGACGAGAGCCGCGCGTTCCCCGGGCTGTCGGACGTGTCGATCTCCGGGGACATCCCGGTGGAGGGGGACATCTCCGTGCCCGTTGCCTCCTCCCTCCGTGACGACGGCTTCTCCACGCTGGACGAGCCGGTGAAGGAGACCATCCTGCGGGACCTGCGGGCCGTGGGGAAGAAGTTCGTCCACGTCCTGTACCCGAAGCGCAGCTCGGCGCTGCTGCGGGACTGGGACCTGTGGGGGCCGCTGCTGCTCTGCGTCACGCtggcgctgctgctccaggGGGGGGCGGCGGACAGCGACGAGCAGGGGGGGCCACAATTCGCAGAG gtcttCGTCATCGTCTGGTTTggctccatcatcatcacgcTGAACTCCAAGCTGCTGGGGGGCACCATCTCCTTCTTCCAGAGCCTGTGCGTGCTGGGCTACTGCATCATGCCGCTGACCGTCGCCATGGCGGTGTGCCGGATTGTCCTGGTGGGGGGCGTGGGGACTGTCAGCTTCGTGGTGCGGCTGGTGGTGGTCACCGCCTCCTTCGGCTGGTCCACCTTCGCCTCCACCGCCTTCTTGGTCGACAGCCAGCCCCCCAACCGCAAGGCTCTGGTGGTGTACCCGGTGTTCCTTTTCTACTTCGTGATTGGCTGGATGGTCCTGACGTTCTCGCCTTCGCAgtag
- the snapc1b gene encoding snRNA-activating protein complex subunit 1b, which yields MELYRAEAEADCEELLKRFKETGSVRFEAFKTVWREMKFSQIFYGAATWESRAFSRLILNAACSFFLPPFSFHVRVGGLYLLHSLYHCQTTAPPEQIRVALKDWGDVKKLEKDAVDAQHYDVVYILRQLVSHKAFHFTAMPSALTFKSKRKVERSALCDDFIERTSRPQELVSMELLEELSNVHELYEKMKASVSSTSDSASSVSLIRKNLIPELRNAVVDFYKWQHTEDVEDDSGEGSSSQQDCSDRATLLAAIKSKAFGHATEACKSRRHRQVELDVTSNEVADVRRRGSRPVKRSLKARTLTNVNVSGDLWTDAADTTMISRLTTLSSE from the exons ATGGAGCTCTACCGGGCGGAGGCGGAGGCGGACTGCGAGGAGCTGCTGAAACGCTTCAAGGAAACCGGGTCGGTCCGGTTCGAGGCCTTCAAGACGGTTTGGAGGGAAATGAAGTTCTCACAGATCTTCTA CGGCGCTGCCACCTGGGAGTCTCGAGCGTTCAGCCGTCTGATCCTGAACGCTGCCTGCAGCTTCTTCCTGCCTCCGTTCAGCTTCCACGTCCGGGTGGGGGGGCTTTACCTGCTGCACAGCCTGTATCACTGCCAGACTACCGCCCCGCCCGAGCAG ATCCGGGTCGCGCTGAAGGACTGGGGGGACgtgaagaagctggagaaggaCGCCGTGGACGCACAGCATTACGACGTGGTTTACATCCTGCGCCAGCTCGTCTCCCACAAAGCCTTCCACTTCACGGCGATGCCCTCCGCC CTGACCTTCAAGTCCAAACGTAAAGTGGAGAGGTCGGCGTTGTGCGATGACTTCATTGAGCGGACGTCTCGTCCTCAGGAGCTGGTCagcatggagctgctggag GAATTGTCCAACGTCCATGAGCTCTATGAGAAGATGAAGGCGTCCGTTTCCTCCACATCAGACTCGGCTTCGTCCGTCAGTCTGATCCGTAAGAACCTGATCCCGGAGCTGCGCAACGCTGTGGTGGATTTCTACAAGTGGCAGCACACAGAG GATGTGGAGGACGACAGCGGTGAAGGATCGTCGTCTCAGCAGGAC TGTTCTGACAGAGCCACACTCCTCGCCGCCATCAAGTCCAAAGCGTTCGGACACGCCACAGAG GCCTGCAAGTCGCGGCGCCACCGTCAGGTGGAGCTGGACGTGACGAGCAATGAGGTGGCGGATGTCCGGCGCCGAGGCTCCAGGCCGGTCAAACGATCACTCAAAGCCAGAACCCTGACGAACGTGAACGTCTCAG gtgaCCTGTGGACGGACGCGGCGGACACCACTATGATCAGTCGTCTCACCACGCTGTCCTCTGAAT aG